One Onthophagus taurus isolate NC chromosome 11, IU_Otau_3.0, whole genome shotgun sequence genomic window carries:
- the LOC111422152 gene encoding transient receptor potential cation channel protein painless-like → MSSSHQDAPLELSPLITNQEYSIEKSTNGPPPNLLLVNNNTTFERNVIQNNLISFLKNNNQEEFINYFQSNEEICRKFYLGKNGEYILQEICEKNLINIIKFLLLIQTSETRNNLFLRIISEHGIYNIFQELLLQEEHSYSDKFLKDILLILLHNQIVYESNEVHNFKACLKFLVNQNNLKIAVNGANIYGNTPLHYAVKYADLEIITNLLKRGAFLDVKNNLGVMPIDNTYPEDLEKLLDDCVKTGKPNCKVIDPYGWDDEIFTFNYARLFSDESSEAHVLLRISENRNLQYLVKHPVISTLLYLKCFKMQRFFIINCMFHLIFLVNLIGFIWYSSFFSYLLLPILIIFILKEFTQIFLVLKIYFTNPESYLDIFILVTTGYTICTNFFYENNKTDLNYYKQLMLAGSIFSSFIKMMLLIARCLHFSTYVSVLKTVTSNFLKFLLWSSCLLIAFTFGIYIIYQKPRGFEKNQNDLNSANKTTDFFDDPILTFLKIIVMLTGELDAKSLLDEGNLETMFNKIIFLFFVFFVTITLSNVINGLAISDIQTIKTKAEILNLVDRIKRIYYLEMVISKSAILSNIFKTLIPVIITSYFCHNCRLLDLDTFDLDFISRANEKRISLFTYDPLFIKWIIMIPNGDKGLIFQKCKLCGKYILHEPNIYMDKEIVKNTERIIRKRMNLEK, encoded by the coding sequence atgtcATCAAGTCATCAAGACGCCCCTCTAGAACTTTCACCATTAATCACAAATCAAGAATATTCAATTGAAAAAAGCACCAATGGACCACCACCaaacttattgttagttaataataacacaacCTTTGAACGAAACgttattcaaaacaatttaatatcttttttaaaaaataataaccaagaagaatttataaattattttcaatctaACGAAGAGATTTGTCGTAAATTTTATCTAGGCAAAAATGGTGAATACATTCTTCAAGAGATATGcgaaaaaaacttaataaatataatcaaatttttactacTAATTCAAACCAGTGAAAcgagaaataatttatttttgagaatcaTTTCTGAACACGGAATCTACAATATTTTCCAAGAATTACTACTTCAAGAAGAACACTCGTATAGCGATAAATTCCTCAAagatattttgttaatattactACATAACCAAATTGTTTACGAATCAAATGAGGTCCACAACTTTAAGGCTTGTTTAAAATTCCTAgtgaatcaaaataatttaaaaattgcagTTAACGGAGCTAATATATACGGAAACACACCATTACATTACGCTGTGAAATACGCAGATCTTGAGATAATTActaatttgttaaaacgaGGTGCTTTCTTggatgttaaaaataatttaggtGTTATGCCTATCGATAATACTTATCCTGAGGACttagaaaaacttttggacGATTGTGTAAAGACTGGAAAACCTAACTGTAAAGTTATCGATCCTTATGGGTGGGATGATGAGATATTTACATTCAATTATGCAAGATTATTTTCTGACGAATCTTCAGAAGCACACGTACTCTTACGTATAAGCGAAAATCGAAATTTACAATACTTAGTAAAACACCCGGTTATTTCCACacttttatatctcaaatgttttaaaatgcaaaggttttttataattaattgtatgtttcatttgatttttttggtCAATTTAATCGGGTTTATTTGGTATAGttcctttttttcttatttattattacctattttaatcatttttattttaaaagaatttacaCAAATTTTCTTAGTATTGAAAATTTACTTTACGAACCCGGAGAgttatttagatatttttatattagttACAACGGGTTACACAATATGTACtaactttttttatgaaaataacaaaaccgATTTAAATTactataaacaattaatgttgGCCGGATCAATTTTTTCGTCTTTTATCAAAATGATGTTGCTGATCGCTCGCTGTTTACATTTCTCAACATACGTTTCAGTTTTAAAAACGGTTACttcgaattttttaaagtttttgctTTGGTCTTCGTGTTTACTTATTGCTTTTACTTTTGGAATCtatattatttatcaaaaaccaagaggatttgaaaaaaatcaaaatgatttaaatagcGCTAATAAAACAACTGATTTTTTTGATGatccaattttaacatttttaaaaatcatcgtAATGTTAACTGGTGAATTAGACGCGAAATCGTTATTAGATGAGGGAAATTTAGAAACGATGTTCaacaaaatcatatttttatttttcgtattttttgtaacaataacACTTTCTAACGTAATAAATGGTTTGGCAATAAGTGATattcaaacaataaaaacgaaagcggaaatattaaatttagttgATCGAATTAAACGAATATATTATTTGGAAATGGTGATCTCAAAAAGCGCCATTCTATCAAACATCTTTAAAACTCTTATACCAGTTATTATAACGTCATATTTTTGTCACAATTGTAGGTTACTAGATTTGGATACTTTTGATTTAGACTTTATCTCACGTGCCAACGAGAAACGAATATCTCTCTTTACTTATGACCCCTTATTCATCAAATGGATTATTATGATACCTAATGGTGATAAaggattaatttttcaaaaatgtaaactatgtggaaaatatattttacatGAACCTAATATTTATATGGATAAGGAAATAGTGAAGAATACTGAGAGAATTATTCGGAAAAGAATGAATTTAGAGAAATAG